A window of Massilia sp. NR 4-1 genomic DNA:
AGCAGCTCGCGCTGCGTGTCGACGGCGGGTGCGGCGCTGCTGCCGTCGCGGCTGGCCGCCTGCGCCTGGCGGAAGTCCTGCAGCCATTGTTCCAGGCGCAGCGCGGCCATCTGCGCCGCGTCCTGCAGGGCGGCCAGGCGGCGCTGGGCCTGCACCAGCGCCTCGTCGGCGCGCACGGCGCTTTGCGCGGCCTGCTGGGCGGCTTCCTGCTGGGCCGCCTGGCTGGCCTTGGCCTTGTCGATGGCCGCCTGCAGATCGCGCTCCACGTCTTCCACGCGGCGCGCATTCCATAGCGTGGCGCGCTGGTCCTGCGCCGCCAGCAGGGCCGCTTCGGCGCCGCGGAAGTTCTCCTGCACGGCTTCGGCATCGGCCGCCGCCTTGTGCTGGGCGGTGGACAGGGCTTCCAACTCGACTTCCAGCGTGGCCATGGCGGCGGCGCGCTCTTCCAGCGCGCCATGCTGGTTTTGCCATTGGCGGCTCTCGGCCTGGCGTTTTTCGTGGAAACGGGCCGGCGCCGCTTTCCACTCGTCCTTCCAGCCTTCGTTCGGCATCTCGCTGTCGCTGAAGGCGGCGTCCAGCTCATCGAGCATGCCGCTCAGCTGCGTGGCGACCTCCATGCGCTGCATGTCCAGCGCCTTGTGCTCGGCCAGCAGCTCGGCCAGCACGGTTTGCACCTGGGCCAGGCGGCTTTGCAACTGCGTATGTTCGGCCGCGGCCTGGTCGCAGGCGCGCTGCGCCTGTTCGCGGCTGGCGGCGGCACGGTGCAGGATCTGTTCCTGCTGCGCGATATGGCGCTGGGCGGCCTGCACGGCTTCCAGCTGCTGGGTGAACCAGACGGCGCGCGCCTCGTCCGCCACTTCGTCCAGCGCGAGCGCCAGCAGCGCCGGGGCGCCGTCCGGCTCCGCTCCCTGGCCGGCGGCGCGCAGCAGGTTCTCGCGCAGGCCGGCATCGAGTCCGCACTGGGCCAGCTTCGCCGTGGCGGCCTGCCAGGCTTCGAAGCCGCGGTCCAGCACCTTGTCCAGCGAGTGCTGTTCGGCGGCGTTGGCGGCCAATTGCTCCAGACTGGATTGGATGGTATTGCGCTGCACTGCCTGCGCCGCGATATTGTGCTGCAGCTTGTCGCGGCAGCCGTGCACCTCGCCCTGCAGACCGGCGAGCATGGCTTGCAGGGCACCGTCGCTGTGGCGATAGGGATGTTCCTGCGCGCCGCAGACCGGGCAGGGCGTCTCGTCTTCCAGCGTGGCGCGCAGCTTTTCCACGTTTTCGCCGCAAGCCGCTTCGGCCAGTTTCAGCGAGCGCTCGGCCTGGGCGAACGCCGCCATCACGGCCGCGTGTTCCTGCTGCGCCTGCGCCAGCAACTGTTCGGCCGTGCTGCGCGACTGCTGCAGCCGCGCGTCGAGGGTGTTCAGTTCCCGCTTGCGCGCCTGTTTGCCGGACAGCTCCAGCCAGACTTTCTCGGCGCCCGCCAGCGCATCGCGCCGCCGTTCCAGCTGTTCGCGGTGGCGGTGCAGCATGTCCGCATCGATCTGGGCAATGGCGCTGAGCGCCTGCTGGCGCTGGGCTTCCAGCGCTTCCAGCCGGGTGGCGGCGGCCTGCAGCCTGGTTTTGGCCTCGCTTTCCTCTTCGCGGTGGCGCTTGCCGTTGTGTAGCACGGCGGCTTGGGCCTGGCCCAGGCGCTCAGCCTGGGCGTTGACCTGGCTCGATTGCACCAGCAGCACATCCCAGCGCGGCCAATCCTGCGCCAGCACGCGCCATTGCTGGTGCTGCTGCAGCCAGAGCTGGCCGGCCTGCTGCGCTTCGGCCAGGCGACGCTGCTGCTCCTGCTTGCCGCGCTGCGCCTGCGTGGCCTGGTTCAAGGCCGTTTGCGCCGTGTCATAGGCATGCTTGGCCTGGCGGTAGGAAGGCAGCATGGCTTCGATGCGCGCATCCAGCGCCTTGGCCTGGTCCAGCTGCGGCGCGGCGGCGCGCTGCGCCTGCTCGGCTTCGGCCAGCTGCAAGCCCGCTTGCTGCATGGCCTGCGCCGCCTTTTGCTGGGTCAGGCGCGCCTGTTCCGCCTCGCGCCCGCAAGCTTCGATGGCGGCCTGGGTGGCGGCGGTTTCGGCGCCGATGCGCTTGATGTCCTCGTCCAGCGGCCGCGCCGCCTGTACCGCGTCGAGCCGGGCCAGCGCCTGGCGCCGCGGCGCGGCGGCCTCCACCTCGTTGACGCGCTGCTGCCAGGCGGCCAGCGCCTGCTGCTCGCCGTCGCGCAGCTTGTCGGTCTGCTGGTGCCAGCGCAGCTGCGTTTCCAGTCCGGACTTGCGCTCGTCCAGCGCGACCAGGGCCTGGTCGGCGGCGTTGCGCTGGGTCTCGGCATTGGCCCTTTCCTCGCTGCCCATGGGCTTTTGGTCGGCCAGGCGGTCGAACAGCTTTTCCAGCGCCAGTTTTTCCAGCTTGGCGCGTTCGTGCGCGCGGATCGAGATATCGCTATACACATTGCTGCCGGTCAGGGTTTCCAGCAGCGTGCCGCGTTCGTCGTCGCCGGCCTTGAGGAAGGTGGCGAATTCGTTTTGCGCCAGCAGCACGGCGCGTGTGAACTGCTCGAAACTCAGGCCGATGCGTTTTTCGATTTCGGCTTTCACTTCGGTCTTGGTGGCGCCGATGGGCTGCAGGCCGGGCAGCAGGTGCAGGGTCATTGCGGTCGGCTGCAACAGCCCGTCGGCCCGCGTGCGCGAGCGGCGCACGCTCCAGCGCGCGCGGTAGGGCGCGCCATCGCCGCCGACGAAATCGACTTCGGCATAGCCTTCCGGCGTGCCGCGCCGCAGCAGGGTGCGCGAGTCCTGCGAGGAAATCGGGTCGCCCACATCGGGCGTCTTGCCGCTGGCTTTGAGCAGGCGCGGGGTGTCGTCGTACAGGGCCAGGCACAGGGCGTCGAGCAGGGTGCTCTTGCCGGCGCCGGTGGGGCCGCTGATGGCGAACAGGCCGGAGGAGGCGAGCGGTTCCTGCTCGAAGTCGACACTGAACTCGCCGGCCAGCGAGGCCAGGTTTTTGCCGCCAATTCGGAGAATCTTCATCTTGTTCTTATTGCGTGGTTCAGGCGCCGGGCAGCATCAGCTCGGCGAAGGCGCTCAGTTGTTCGGGCGGCGCTTCGGCGCCGAATTTCTGCTGGTACAGGCGCTTGAATATATCGTCGGGCTTGAGCTGGTCCAGCTGATCGAGCGAGAGCGCCGCCTCGTCCAGCGAGATGCTGCTCGCGGCGCTCGACGTTTCGATCTTCGCCAGCCTGGCTGGCTTGCCATCCAGCGCGGCTTCGATGCGGCTGCGCAGGCCAGGCTCAGGCCTGTCCAGGCGCACGCGCACTTCGAGGAAGGGCTGGGCTTCCACCGCGCGATCGGGCAGCTCCAGCGCCGCCAGTTCGGCCAGCACCTCGTCCAGCGGCGCGGGCGTGGACGGCACGCGCAGCAGATCGACGGCGCGCGGCACGAAGAGCGGCGTCACCTCGCGCAGCTGGCCGCCTTCCAGATCGATGCGCAGCACCTGGTGCTGGTAGCGGGTTTCGGCGAAGGAGAGCGGAATCGGGCTGCCGCAATAGCGGATATGTTCCTGCTTGCCCACGCTCTGCGCCAGGTGCAGGTGGCCCAGCGCGGCATAGGCGATGGCCGGCGCGAAAATCCCGGCCGGCAGCATTTCGGTGCCGCCGATGACGATGCGGCGCTCGGAGTCGTTCGACATCTGGCCATCGACCATATGGCAATGGCCCATGGCGACGATGGCCTGGCCCGGTTCGCACCTGGCCTGGGCCTGCTCCAGCGCCAGGCGGTACAGCTCGGCGATGCCGCCCAGATAAGGATCGCCGCCATCCGCAGCAATGCGCGGCACGTCGGAAGGACGCAGGAAGGGCAGGGCCAGGCACCAGGCCTCCACCGCGCCGCTGCGTCCCGTCAGCGGCAGCACCAGGCGCTCGACCTGGATCGCGCCCTCGGCATCGCGCGGCACGTGGCCGACCACGCGCGTGCCATGCGCCTCCAGCAGCGGGCCTGGCGCCTCCAGCCGGCCCGGCGAATCGTGGTTGCCGGCGACGACGACCAGGTTCAGATGCGGCAGGCGTTCGCGCGCCTGGCGCAGGAAGTGGTAAAGCTGGCGCTGCGAAGCTGCCGAGGGATTGGCGCTGTCGAAGATGTCGCCGGCGATCAGCAGGCCGTCGGCCTGTTCGGCCACGAGGGTATCAAGCAGCCAGTCGAGGAAGCACTGGTGCTCGTAGGCGCGCTCGAAATTATGGAGCGACTGGCCCAGATGCCAGTCGGAGGTGTGCAGCAAACGCATGGATTAAACGGTCAAAGGCGCGGGAAGCGCCAAATATAGCGCAAACGGCCATCTTTCGTCTTGATGCGGCGCGAACAATTTCACGCCGCGTCGGGCAGCAGCGCGCCGGCCCGGTAAGTATTGCGGCCGGCCTGCTTGGCATCGTACAGCAGCACGTCGGCCCGTTTCAGCAGCTCGGCCGGACTCAGATCCTCGTCGCTGTAGTAAGTCAGGCCGATGCTGGTGGACACCGACACGGTGATGCCTTCCAGCTCGAAAGGCGCCTGCATGGCGATGACGATCTTGCCGGCCAGGATGGCGGCGTCCTCGGCGCGGCTGATGCGCTCCATGATGATGGTGAATTCGTCGCCGCCCAGGCGGGCCACGGTGTCGCTGGCGCGCATGGTGTGGGTCAGGCGCGCCGAGAAGGCCTTCAGCAGGGCGTCGCCGACCGCATGGCCGTACGTGTCGTTGACCGGCTTGAAGCGGTCGATATCCATATACATCACGGCCATCATGTTGGCGTTGTCGCGGCAGTAGGCCATGCTCTCGTTGAGCCTTTGCAGGAAGCCGGCGCGGTTGGTCAGGCCGGTCAGCGCATCGACCTGGGACAGTTTCAGCAGGCGCTGCTTCTCGCGTTTCTGGGCGCTGATGTCCTGGCGCATGACGTGGAAGCCGATCACGGTGGCGCCGTCGGCATCGAACTGGGGAATGTAGACCACTTCATAGGTGCGTACCACACCCTCGTTCTCGCTCTCGCCATCCTCCTCGAAAGTCAGTGTCTCGCCGTGCAGCGCGCGCCGTATATAGGGCCGCAGGAACTCGTAGCGCTGCTCGCCCACGGTTTCCAGCACCGACAGTCCTACCACATTCAGGCCGGTGCGGCTGAATTCGCGTTCGTAAGCCAGGTTGTTGAAGCGGTAAATCTCCTCCTGGTCGACATAGGCCACCATGGCCGGCAGGGTGTCGGTGATGGTGCGCAGGCGCGCCTCGCTTTCGCGCAGCGCCATCACCGATTTGCGCACCACGGTGATATCGTCCAGGGTGCAGACAAAGCCGTCGATGCGGCTGTCGACCAGGATCGGCGCGATCTTGATCGAAGTCCAGACCAGCGTGCCGTCAGGCTGCAGGCAGCGCAGCGAATCCTGGTAGGGCGTGCGCGTGCCGGCCATGTGCTGCAGCGCCTCGCGCAGCACGTCGCGGTCGTCCGGATGCACGGCGCACATCCAGCCGTCGCCGCGCGCTTTCTCGCGCGCCAAGCCGGTGATCGCCTCGAAGGTGCGGTTGACGTAGGTGCAGTGGAAGTCGCGGTCGGTGCGGATCAGGCCCAGGGGCGAGGCATCCATCAGCGCGGCCAGCTCCGCCTGGCTCTTGCGGATTTCCAGCTCGCTCTGTTTGCGCGCCGTGATATTGCGCACCGTGACCGCCACGCCGTCCTCGATCGCCACGATCTGGTGGCGCAGCCAGCGCTGTTCCTCGCCCGGCGGCTGGGTCTCGATCTCCTCCTCCATCGGCTTGCCGGTATCGAGCACCATGCGGTACTTGTCGATGAAGCCTTCTTCCTTCCAAT
This region includes:
- a CDS encoding AAA family ATPase → MKILRIGGKNLASLAGEFSVDFEQEPLASSGLFAISGPTGAGKSTLLDALCLALYDDTPRLLKASGKTPDVGDPISSQDSRTLLRRGTPEGYAEVDFVGGDGAPYRARWSVRRSRTRADGLLQPTAMTLHLLPGLQPIGATKTEVKAEIEKRIGLSFEQFTRAVLLAQNEFATFLKAGDDERGTLLETLTGSNVYSDISIRAHERAKLEKLALEKLFDRLADQKPMGSEERANAETQRNAADQALVALDERKSGLETQLRWHQQTDKLRDGEQQALAAWQQRVNEVEAAAPRRQALARLDAVQAARPLDEDIKRIGAETAATQAAIEACGREAEQARLTQQKAAQAMQQAGLQLAEAEQAQRAAAPQLDQAKALDARIEAMLPSYRQAKHAYDTAQTALNQATQAQRGKQEQQRRLAEAQQAGQLWLQQHQQWRVLAQDWPRWDVLLVQSSQVNAQAERLGQAQAAVLHNGKRHREEESEAKTRLQAAATRLEALEAQRQQALSAIAQIDADMLHRHREQLERRRDALAGAEKVWLELSGKQARKRELNTLDARLQQSRSTAEQLLAQAQQEHAAVMAAFAQAERSLKLAEAACGENVEKLRATLEDETPCPVCGAQEHPYRHSDGALQAMLAGLQGEVHGCRDKLQHNIAAQAVQRNTIQSSLEQLAANAAEQHSLDKVLDRGFEAWQAATAKLAQCGLDAGLRENLLRAAGQGAEPDGAPALLALALDEVADEARAVWFTQQLEAVQAAQRHIAQQEQILHRAAASREQAQRACDQAAAEHTQLQSRLAQVQTVLAELLAEHKALDMQRMEVATQLSGMLDELDAAFSDSEMPNEGWKDEWKAAPARFHEKRQAESRQWQNQHGALEERAAAMATLEVELEALSTAQHKAAADAEAVQENFRGAEAALLAAQDQRATLWNARRVEDVERDLQAAIDKAKASQAAQQEAAQQAAQSAVRADEALVQAQRRLAALQDAAQMAALRLEQWLQDFRQAQAASRDGSSAAPAVDTQRELLGFDADEADDMPDGEAHDGVRSVEQLRALLAHPAEQILAERQNLQALEQAAASAHAVLQERQAQTARHLEDAGRHGEQTAEALQQTLEALAAERKQAHDQATALRIGLAQDDARRHSAQAMMGDIEKQEESERRWARMSELIGSADGKKFRNYAQQFTLDVLLGYANAHLNHLAPRYQLERINNPSQPSLGLLVRDQHMGDELRSVHSLSGGESFLASLALALGLASLSSNRVRVESLFIDEGFGSLDADTLRVAMDALDGLQAMGRKVGVISHVQEMTDRIASRIVVQPAAGGRSVVTVQ
- a CDS encoding exonuclease SbcCD subunit D C-terminal domain-containing protein, producing MRLLHTSDWHLGQSLHNFERAYEHQCFLDWLLDTLVAEQADGLLIAGDIFDSANPSAASQRQLYHFLRQARERLPHLNLVVVAGNHDSPGRLEAPGPLLEAHGTRVVGHVPRDAEGAIQVERLVLPLTGRSGAVEAWCLALPFLRPSDVPRIAADGGDPYLGGIAELYRLALEQAQARCEPGQAIVAMGHCHMVDGQMSNDSERRIVIGGTEMLPAGIFAPAIAYAALGHLHLAQSVGKQEHIRYCGSPIPLSFAETRYQHQVLRIDLEGGQLREVTPLFVPRAVDLLRVPSTPAPLDEVLAELAALELPDRAVEAQPFLEVRVRLDRPEPGLRSRIEAALDGKPARLAKIETSSAASSISLDEAALSLDQLDQLKPDDIFKRLYQQKFGAEAPPEQLSAFAELMLPGA
- a CDS encoding diguanylate cyclase domain-containing protein, giving the protein MTTIIKQIRSAAGRLYRSALLPFFTLLLLASLWADTIYQEDQARDIARFEAVMHSHAMARTLAEHAGHILRQADHATQLFKLKYEETGGALRLAEFSKKNGLLDSLMPSRLELPIALLDAEGNVVDRQHGYFAANMAQEAFFKTLAGSADDTALTSNPMVEPKTKKWQIQIARRLNHADGSFAGAILLMIDPAYFVDDYDRLHLGAKGLVMLTSRDTGLSIGRVDETLFISDQLDFVAPADPTAIPEELKFNRPYDTVPRIYSFREMPRYSLVAVVGNSEATEMANFERQRRLNYLSMVLAGAAILGFAVLLGRQNRRLRSSMRAATEAQQMMRAAGDASLDAMFIMKACRSGSRNGEVLDFTLLDVNERAARILRHPRGEVLGQRIGELLPHWKEEGFIDKYRMVLDTGKPMEEEIETQPPGEEQRWLRHQIVAIEDGVAVTVRNITARKQSELEIRKSQAELAALMDASPLGLIRTDRDFHCTYVNRTFEAITGLAREKARGDGWMCAVHPDDRDVLREALQHMAGTRTPYQDSLRCLQPDGTLVWTSIKIAPILVDSRIDGFVCTLDDITVVRKSVMALRESEARLRTITDTLPAMVAYVDQEEIYRFNNLAYEREFSRTGLNVVGLSVLETVGEQRYEFLRPYIRRALHGETLTFEEDGESENEGVVRTYEVVYIPQFDADGATVIGFHVMRQDISAQKREKQRLLKLSQVDALTGLTNRAGFLQRLNESMAYCRDNANMMAVMYMDIDRFKPVNDTYGHAVGDALLKAFSARLTHTMRASDTVARLGGDEFTIIMERISRAEDAAILAGKIVIAMQAPFELEGITVSVSTSIGLTYYSDEDLSPAELLKRADVLLYDAKQAGRNTYRAGALLPDAA